Proteins found in one Micropterus dolomieu isolate WLL.071019.BEF.003 ecotype Adirondacks linkage group LG12, ASM2129224v1, whole genome shotgun sequence genomic segment:
- the rtn3 gene encoding reticulon-3 isoform X2 — MDPMTQSAQISSSQGFADGQNSAAKESKLSDSFLSSSPVSLIQSPQDKRVVLGSDKPCEGVATSLRFPSQPGSFTPGHYGSEAGPPDGQPDSPIKTSPVSERIKALEALAAKKKEHDFRSDGGFSHFRDRHHEKSPTETPKSPTETPKSPTETPKSPTETPKSPTETPKSPTEKITPTVQKRGSADQESPESPFEVLGDLRQVNEFEETEEWMKAHLPPVPDFDAVDLIKGTQTSDHVASKGADIVIPDAPAGFASVPDAFMDSPVEAPKLKDDFSEPQKQPSVEEESEFDLNFLPTAYMWDQQEKSGVQTLSNLDSVLPASPAPPAGFGSPSPVFPPVRRDEQNVSDDNKASWTGDLEPPEASEADSSGESDDTVIEDGVTVPTSVPSPSSDPAVSGDHTNTPASAAPNLPSEEKVIPPPKSERKLMQVPTINVIETDEPNYSDEELEMELEAEEDEDYEVVKDPAREVPKTPEPEPDVRKNESPKTRPLETEFMEGYSPPSSPVDSDFECSPKHKILASLPETVHQDQFASNPEALPNQTDSKASESDSSQAQSQTIPNKGNDEPSPFIVTNEEVDFPDNDDEWSDEAHDILDKPCKTELTFMEPTSDTQSKVDEKSNTAAKEAPMETASLSKSSFMQDDIYDRESFDYDYDASSPLDDIDDKALNNAKERFLSDPSQIHVETQNANTAQNDVTEISQNLDDFTLVTDDDAFPEPAGDPSLREYPPNPYSSFQSETLSITEQDFNKKMTTDIVSDNITNGNSLPAQNIGSKIQQDTKAGHHAPDTTSNLEGIDPESPVSEPADSFVEFMRECLKSRQDEEPDGTHQSVPSKKEFCKTGLPPFQSPPTMVMDLEQEQLTISALKELGSSQEEEVASPDQDKANSTALSIQQSSFTSVPNPPCSQSGRVFDSTYSKEVEAIDEWVAEAYHLAEHVLTAILTHLSVKDLVHWRDPKKSGLVFGLSLLLLLSLAAFSVISVVSYLLLALLCVTITFRIYKSVVQAVQKSSDGHPFKALIDKDVSIPPETFRKHVDSSLTYINRALKQMSRLFLVEDLVDSLKLAVVMWLFTYVGAVFNGITILILADILLFAVPPVYEKNKTQIDQYIDLARTQVNTTIAKLQEKLPGAVKRSKTE; from the exons attcctttctttcctcttcgCCTGTATCTCTCATTCAGTCTCCTCAAG ACAAAAGAGTGGTCCTGGGCTCCGACAAGCCCTGCGAAGGTGTAGCGACATCCCTTCGCTTTCCTTCTCAACCTGGCTCATTCACCCCTGGTCATTACGGGAGTGAAGCAGGGCCGCCAGATGGACAGCCGGATTCACCAATAAAGACATCTCCTGTTTCGGAGCGAATAAAGGCACTTGAAGCACTTGCTGCCAAAAAGAAAGAACATGATTTTAGAAGTGATGGAGGTTTCTCTCACTTCAGAGACCGCCACCATGAGAAGTCTCCCACTGAGACCCCAAAGTCTCCCACTGAGACCCCAAAGTCTCCCACTGAGACCCCAAAGTCTCCCACTGAGACCCCAAAATCTCCCACTGAGACCCCAAAATCTCCCACTGAGAAAATTACGCCAACTGTCCAGAAAAGAGGTTCTGCAGATCAGGAGTCACCAGAATCCCCCTTTGAAGTACTTGGGGATTTAAGACAAGTGAATGAATTTGAAGAAACAGAAGAGTGGATGAAGGCTCATTTACCTCCTGTGCCAGACTTTGATGCTGtagatttaattaaaggcaccCAGACTTCAGACCATGTTGCATCAAAGGGGGCTGACATAGTCATACCTGATGCTCCTGCTGGCTTTGCCAGTGTCCCTGATGCTTTCATGGATTCTCCTGTTGAAGCTCCAAAACTGAAAGATGACTTCAGTGAACCACAGAAGCAGCCAAGTGTTGAGGAGGAGTCTGAGTTTGACCTTAACTTCTTGCCAACAGCCTACATGTGGGATCAGCAGGAAAAATCAGGTGTCCAAACTCTATCAAATCTCGATTCAGTGCTTCCTGCTTCACCTGCACCTCCTGCAGGCTTTGGCTCCCCATCGCCTGTCTTCCCACCAGTTCGCAGAgatgaacaaaatgtttcagATGACAATAAAGCCAGTTGGACTGGAGATCTGGAACCCCCAGAGGCAAGTGAAGCGGACAGCTCAGGAGAGTCAGATGATACTGTCATTGAAGATGGTGTCACTGTTCCTACATCTGTTCCTTCTCCATCTTCTGATCCAGCAGTTTCAGGTGATCATACCAATACCCCTGCTTCTGCAGCTCCCAATCTTCCCAGTGAGGAAAAGGTGATTCCTCCTCCAAAGTCGGAGAGGAAGCTAATGCAGGTTCCCACTATTAATGTTATTGAGACTGATGAGCCAAATTACAGTGATGAGGAGCTTGAAATGGAGCTTGAAGCTGAAGAAGATGAGGATTATGAGGTTGTAAAAGACCCTGCCAGAGAGGTTCCAAAGACCCCAGAACCAGAGCCAGATGTCCGTAAAAATGAATCACCCAAGACACGCCCCTTAGAAACGGAATTCATGGAAGGCTACTCTCCTCCATCCTCTCCTGTGGACTCTGATTTCGAATGCTCTCCCAAACACAAGATACTCGCATCTCTTCCTGAAACAGTCCATCAGGATCAGTTTGCATCAAATCCTGAGGCCCTACCCAATCAAACGGATTCAAAAGCCTCTGAGTCTGATTCTTCCCAGGCACAATCACAAACAATTCCCAACAAAGGAAATGATGAACCCTCTCCTTTTATAGTCACAAATGAAGAAGTGGACTTCCCAGACAATGACGACGAGTGGTCAGATGAAGCGCATGATATCTTGGACAAACCTTGCAAGACTGAGCTTACATTCATGGAACCAACTTCTGACACCCAATCCAAAGTGGATGAAAAGAGCAACACTGCTGCAAAAGAGGCTCCGATGGAGACCGCTTCCCTTTCCAAGTCCAGCTTTATGCAAGACGATATATATGACAGAGAATCATttgattatgattatgatgCATCCTCTCCCTTGGATGACATTGACGACAAAGCGCTAAACAATGCTAAGGAGCGGTTTCTGTCTGATCCTTCTCAAATCCATgttgaaacacaaaatgcaaacactgcaCAAAATGATGTTACAGAGATCAGTCAAAATCTAGACGATTTCACTTTAGTGACTGATGATGATGCCTTTCCCGAGCCAGCTGGTGATCCATCTCTAAGAGAATATCCCCCAAACCCATATTCCTCTTTCCAAAGTGAGACACTAAGCATCACTGAGCAAGACTTCAATAAGAAAATGACCACTGACATTGTTTCAGATAACATAACAAATGGCAACTCCCTCCCAGCACAGAACATTGGCTCAAAGATCCAGCAAGACACTAAAGCAGGTCACCATGCACCTGATACAACAAGCAACCTAGAAGGCATTGACCCGGAGAGCCCAGTTTCTGAGCCTGCAGATAGCTTTGTGGAGTTCATGCGAGAGTGCCTGAAATCAAGGCAGGATgaagaacctgacggcacgcaCCAAAGTGTTCCCTCTAAGAAAGAATTCTGCAAAACTGGTTTGCCTCCTTTCCAGTCCCCTCCTACCATGGTAATGGATCTTGAACAAGAACAGCTTACTATCAGTGCTCTCAAGGAGCTGGGCAGCAGtcaagaggaggaggtggcttCTCCTGACCAGGACAAAGCTAACTCCACTGCTCTATCTATACAGCAGTCTTCCTTTACCTCAGTCCCTAATCCTCCATGTTCCCAAAGCGGTCGTGTGTTTGACAGCACGTATTCCAAAGAGGTAGAAGCCATTGACGAATGGGTGGCCGAAGCCTATCATCTTGCTGAGCATGTCTTGACAGCAATACTAACCCACTTATCAG TTAAGGATCTGGTCCACTGGCGAGACCCCAAGAAGTCGGGCTTGGTATTTGGTctgtccctgctgctgctgctgtcgctGGCGGCCTTCAGCGTCATCAGCGTGGTTTCCTACCTGCTGCTGGCCCTGCTCTGTGTCACCATCACCTTCCGCATCTACAAGTCTGTCGTCCAGGCCGTGCAGAAGTCTAGCGATGGACACCCCTTCAA AGCGCTGATAGATAAGGATGTCAGCATCCCCCCAGAGACTTTCCGCAAGCACGTGGACTCCAGTCTGACCTACATCAACCGTGCCCTAAAGCAGATGAGCCGCCTCTTCCTGGTCGAGGACCTCGTGGACTCCCTGAAG